CCTGGAGAAGAGATAACATATGACTACCATTTTAACCATGAGGATGAAGGTAAGAAAATTCCTTGCTTTTGTAGTTCAAAAAACTGCAGGCGCTACTTGAACTGAGATGATATTATCCCAATCccttgtatataaaaaaatgtccaTTCTTTCAAAAACCAATTTTGTTGGTGGTCATAATATTGGCCCCTACTGGCAAGTTAAAGGATTCGGGCATAGCCCCGAGATTTTTTACTGTGGCCAGTAAGCATGCACCTGTACGAGCAGAGGTACCCAATCTTGAAGGACTAGATGACCCAGTAAGTTTCTTTCTCGTTTCATTTGTGTTTGCGTGCGCATGTTATTAATAACATGCGGAAGGCATTTCTTCGCTGTTATTGTATTGAGGTCCTCTGTTTCACACTTCACCCGTAGAAAATGTATATGCGTGAACCATTATTTACAGAAACCATTTTAGAGATCACCAAATGGCAAAAGATGCAGAAAGATGCGCATGCAAAACATGTCCGAGTTTATCCAGTGCAAGGTCCTGAGTTTACCTAATTTGGATTCTGCTAGCAGCTATGTATCTTACGCATTAGCAAAGGAACAGATTGAGGTGCTTCTGCCCCGTACATCGATTACCCCTTCAAACTTCAGTTGCAACATTTATGGTCGTGAGGTATATTTTTCTGTAATTTCGGGGggaaaactaaacaaaaaacaCTTAATCCGGACTTTTctcaggagaaaaagaaatcaagagACAAAACTTCTAACAAAATAGTCTTAAAATAACGGCCAGGCTATAGAGCGACTACAAAGCATAATAAGTAAACATCTCTACAtacagaagaaaagaaaactaatttaTATACAGCACCTGTTTCTCTACTTGCCCGGAGCCACTGATCTTATTATTCTAAACTGAACCTTAGTTCCTGAATATTTATTAGACGCATTAAAATCCGGACAACTGCTTATACAAACTTTGGGGGCAACGGACGGACGTGCATTGAAACTTGTATATTTGGCGGTGTTTGCAATTCAATTGAAGGAAATGGAAAAGTTCACTAGGGTTTTCACAAATATAAAATCTGTACGAATACCAAGCACTTATGCTTCCCCAAACCAAAACACGAATATATACATCAACCTTGCCGCAGAACTCTTCTCTACGACCCCCAGTTTGGGATGTTTGCCGTGGCTTCGTTGACCATTTTCACCAAAGTCACCTGCAATGCATGAACTTGCCCATAAAAACCTAAATCTTGGAAGCAATGCCGAGACCAAGTTAAGAGATATCATTTCTTCTATCTCCCTTaccattgaatttttttttttttttaatacatgggGGAGGGAGAATTCAATTCTTGGTTCTTTTAGTGAAAATTAAGGTGTTACCAATTGGTCTAAAAGACTCGCAACCATTGTTGAATACAAACTATATCTACACGTGCATAGTTATTTGGTCACTAAAGACTTGGCTCAAATCTAACTGTAGCTTATTTGTCAAAGGGTGTCTAGCTCGGTAGGTAAAAGGGTGGCATGTGTCTGGATGGAGCTTTAGGTTGGACGCTACctttgtatattatataaacaagCCCTGAAAAACGTGACCCATTGtatcctttttttctttgatgacaAGGAACCTCAGCAAGGCAAGCCGTTGGGACCCACCAATGGCAAGTAACCCGAGATACATGGGCCCACCCACCACAATCGTGTTTGTAAGTTTATGTCCAAAATTCtaagatctcgtttgttttcgtaaatgagatgggttgagataaaaattaaaagttgaataaaatattagtaaaatatatttttttaatattatttttattttagaatttgaaaatattgaattgtttattttattttatatgagaatttgataaagttgtaacgATTAATTGAgaagttttttgaaaacaaacaagtcAACTGCTAGTGATCACCAGGGAAAGACGAATGAATAAAATAGAGCCAGACGAGTTGTTCAGCAATAAGGTTTGAACTTTAAATGGCGAGAGAGAACTTACCACACTTTCTGGAACACCAGGTGGAGGCAATGAAAGGTTTCTTGGTGGCGGGATATCGTCATAAGATCTTTTGTCAAACCTCCATTCTCCTATCTTCCCATAGGTTAACTCACCCTGAATATCAGAGCAGGCAATGTAGACGGCATAAGCCAAATAATACAACAGGAAACTGATAAATCAGCCAAAAATCCAAAGCTGATATACGTGTGCTAAAAAAACCcaaacatacacacacacacacaaagcaTCTACACGTGCTGTCTCCAAAGAAACATTAACCTGAAAAAATTTGTGGAAACCGAGTCACAAAAGAAAACTACCTTCATGGTATAGTCACATCCATAAGTGTAATGGATTATGAACTTCTCGCCAACTTGTGTCTCCCATGGAGGCTGATATGAGGATGTTGTACCATTACGAAGTTAGATGCCAATACTAAGAAATGGCAGAAGATGCAAGACAATTAGTGTGGTCGAGCTTGTATCCAAAAGATTGAAGTACACTcagataaaaattaattaccTTAATTCTTATAAAGATGAAGGTTCAGTATTGGAGAACCATAAAGGCACCAGGACTCAACAGAATTTGAAACAACAGTATAAATTGCATAATGCTTGAAAATGACAAATTCAGCCATGATCTCAGAAATATTAAAGCTAATTAAGAGTGGGGAAAAGGAATGCATGTTGAAATGTGAAATGAAGTAGCAAATGTTCCCATTCTTGAATAGTTCGGAATGTTTTTGAAATAGCAAATAGTAGGGAACCAACTACTACCGGATTAGCAAATCGTTGAAGATGAACAAGGTATGTGCACTGAGTAACAAGAATGGTAATTTCATCATACCTGAATCATGAAGTCCTTATACAAGATGTTACCAACTCCATGCAGAGCAGATGCAACAGCATAGgcatacctatatatatatatatatatatatatatatatatatatatatataataggataTGGAGTAGAGATCAATAACCGTACTtcaaaatcaacacaaaattgAGTTGATTAGAGAACCCTTACATTTCAAGCACCCAACCAAAAGCCTTATCTGTTTCAGGATCCTTCTTCATAGCCAAGGAAACATTCATCCAACTGGGAGCAATCTTCTTGAGAGATTCCTATAAAGAAACCAAAACAGACTATCACTACTTTCATCctctgtgtacttgggccatgcttatttcaatgaataaaatcttttgcttattaaaaaaaaaaaaaaaaaaaagggttagtTTCATTAAGCCAAATCACCATATTATATACAAACCTTTCCAACTATGACTGGAGAATTCCCTATCGGGTCAATGTTAGTTATTGGTCCCTTGTCCTCAGGAAAATACTTCCTTAGTATTGACTCGTACTTCTTGGGTTCAATATAGAAGAAATGAAATGCAGCTCCAAGCCCTTCTCTTGATAAGTTTGGTATGGGCTTGACGATAATATGATCTGGCTCCGCCATCAGTATGTAGCTAGATACATCATATTGAACAGTATACATTtattcagcaaaaaaaaaaaaacagtatacATAAATTAAGATCTACCAACGAAAAAAAGGTGGAGTGGGGAAGGGGAAGGAAAGATCTTATCAAATACAAGAATTAGattgttatttatttcataCTCCTCTTTGATGTCTGCTTGTTGAAGCCATTGCACAAATGCCCATGGTCTGTTGAGGACTATATAACCCTGCGATTGTGAGGTGtaagaatagagagagagagagagagaaagagagagagattttcctAGTTTTCTCTTCACGTCTAAGGAGAAATCCTATCCTTTTTTCTGATAAATTATCAAGAATGTTATTGACGAAAACTATTGGCATGACCAATGAACAATGGACAAGGAGAGAAGTCCTACACTTCATAACAATGTGTGAGAGAAAGGCTGATAAACTAATGAGTAGAATCGGATGTGGCTTTTAAAGTAAAttattcatctaaaattatctcttttatttctgCCTGATGGCAGTGTGAAGAGATATCACATAAAAATGatcataaaaatctaaattatgaTGCCATTGTTGTTTCCAATAACCTTCAAAACACCTATCAAAATATCTTCAAGTTAAAATAACACAACAGAAAACCCAATCGACTTCACAGTGTGCTAATAGTTAGATAAAGTAGTAGAAGGGAAAGTATAGATAAGAGGAAGACGCACCCGGTCCAATCCAGGAGGGAGAGGCTGGGCAACAAAGGTGGGGATCTCATCCATGTACTTGTCAGGTTTTCCAGAGTGCAAGATCCTCGTAAAGCCACCCATCTCGGAGTTGGGTCCGTCCTTGAATTTCTTGAACCAGTAGTACATGACCCTGCTCTGCCACGTGTTGTAAACGGAGTCCGAGGCCGTGACCGCCGTGTGGAACAGCCGCCTCGGACTCGTTGAATCCAGCCCACCTCTCGATCTGTCCACCGGCATCTTGATTATGGGGTCCACGGAGATTTTCAATGAACGGGAAGGGCTAGGGAGTTCTTGACCGAGAGAGGCATTGGCAGAGACGATGATGTTGTACGTGATTAGAGCTACTGAGAAGGTTATgagcagaaagaagaaaatattaccGCAAGCCATTTTTCTATTCGAATCCCACTCTAGAGCTGAGCTCTTAAGCTCTAGAGCTCTCTAGTATCTATCTATATGCAACGTGTATTATGTGTTTGCAATTTCTGTGTGGAGACAGATAGAGCTTGATGAAGGTGGCTCTGACAGAAAGAGTCGTCGTCTTTAGCTGTAATTGAtgtctcttctctctctctctctctctctctctctctctgcgacGCACCGACTCATTGACCAAGGGATCTgcgaaaaaaatttcaaagtgaACAGATGCAATGtttaattatacaatattttgttaaacagtcaaagtaattaattttttttactgaaagaaataatatattaatatattttacgTTAACGAGATTACACGAATTCTATATTTAGGAGtgttatgaaaatgatttgcatgtttggaacaaaattgaattaatttgtataacatatatatatatatatatatatattaaaaaatggaaaaagaaaatacccATATCGctgaataaataataaataactaaggGCCCTTTAATTCATGAGAACAAATAAGAGAGTTCTACATGATATAAATAATGTCATATACCAATAAAAATTTAGATGTTggttggatagtgagttaaaataagatgaattgagatgaaaattaaataaatattattaaaatattattattttaatattattattatttaaaatttaaaaaaattataataattagatgagataaaatatttttactattcaaatgagatcttaataattaaatcacaTGGGTACTGCTGCTAACAACTCaattaatgaaatttaaaaatcatatccATCATTATAATCATATCTGGCATATTAACTCGAAAAGCTATAAAATATTGGTATAATCAAATCTCTACCATTGATTAATACACAGtggttattatttaaaataaaaacaattgtcTGCCATCAGCCATCAGCCATCAGCCAACAACATCTTGTGCCAGTCGACGTTTCTGATCAATAGTAGTCTATTTTAACACTAGTCTCAACAGTTGCAGCGCAGGCCCACGATAGGTGATCAATTAGGCTTCTTTTATTCAAGACAAAATCtgtttacaagtttttttttttaatacatccAATACATGCCCATTTGGAAGTTTTACTGttttacatattaataatattaaaaaatttaatttctttttaaagttataataGATTTTCACTTTAAGTGGTGTGCTAACTTACTTACTCAtgtgtagtaaaattatttatttaaattttattagaatacaataaaatcattaaatttttgtatGAGTTGACTTGTTAAAGGAGAGTTTGATGAGACAcgaatgttaaaatataattaaataattatatttattcttttcatctaattaaatttattaaacaatTGAATCATTGATGACTTAATAaacttttattattcatttttttaatacttatatatatatatatacactgcgGTCCCCTCTTTCAATTGACGTCCACATGGGAGTGATGTCAAAGCCAAAAGTTACAAATTAGATTTGTATTTACGGGGTGGAAGGATCGGAGCAGCCACCCCTTTTTTATCTTCATGCAATATGTAGATGCATCACAAATTCTCCAATCTGACTCATCTTCGAAAAACAGCCTTATCGGTTTGCCCTTTTACGAAACCCCACAGAAAAGGGTTACGCTCCCTCGTCCTTCCGCAgactagctctctctctctctctcacacacattttgtttgttttttattttttttatataatacaaggAGGTCTCCTCCTTTACCAATAAAGATTACTTTTACTCTGCTCGTATATTTATAAACACACACACTTTCGGAATTCCGAATACATACATGGccttagtctttttttttttcttttttttttctttttttattttgtctaaatgtcatagaaaatttaatatcaaaaaagtaaaagagaaaaaaaaaaaaaaaaaaaaacgagtgTGTAGTGTAGTAAAGCCGTTGGGGAGAGTTTGAGTGCAAAAAATCTGACGCGGAATTGAGGCAAAAAGCGGCACCACGCACGACCCACGTTTTCTACCTCTATTTCCAGCTATGCCCTGCTCACTGACTTGGCCTTTTCTCTATCTCCCGAATCCTCCCTCATCTATTTACACTCCTTTACCATATATAACAACATCCACCGCCTCCCTTCTCatcaatttctctctctctctcgacctCTCTCGACTCTGAATTTCGTTTTCGTTATCGTCCGCCAATGTATAACGAATACCACCAGCCATCCCCTCCCTCTCTCAGGCACAAGCTCAAGATGTGCTGTTTCTCCTCCTCCGTCCACGACCACGAACCTCTAGACGTCGACCATGACAAGCCTCGCACTCCCCGCTCCCCTTACGCCTGGCTCAAATCCACCGCCCAAGACCTTCCCGATATTCGCTACCGCTGCCGGAACCTGATCTCTCGGATCGGAAAGACCCGCCGGCGCTCCCACTCCGCCGACTTCAGTTACGACCCCTCCAGTTACGCCCTCAATTTCGAGGACGATGCCCGGCTCGATGAGTTCCCCTTTAATTTCTCGGCGAGACTGGCTGCGTCACCTTCGCCGCCGACCGATTTTTCTGAAGTCACGGTGGCGCCGCGAAGGAGGGAGATCGCTACGTTTAGCTGAGAATAATCTAGCCCTTCAGGTCCTTGATGTTGTTTTTATGTacagcattatatatatatccgtAAGTAGTTTTCCTGAAATCCATGATGTTGCCTGAGGTCGTACTATAATGTATATCTTTTTGATGTATTTAATTGCGCTTACAACTAGAATCAATTCTGAAACCTAGCATTCTGAAACCTAGGTTTCAAAAAAATACTAGAATCAATTCTAATTTAGGCATTTGGTGTTCAAAAGTTGAGAGTATTATTTCGGGAATCATGTGTTGTGTGCATGACTCATGCAAAAGCGTTACCATAATAATCTGAAGCGTAACGGCCATCCTTGTTGAATGTGCAAGGTGTTCGTGGATTGTAGAaccagaaaaaaataagaaacactctagatgaaatgagacgagacgagacgagacgaAATGAGATGtatttagataagttgaataaaatattatttgaatattcttttttaatattattattattttgagatttgaaaaaaataaattatttattatattttgaaataaaatgtaataatgagatgagatgatgtgagatagtttctgtatccaaattaTTCCTGCAGAACCCCCCTTCCCTTAGCGTTGTTTAAAGGCATTCTTCACGTCAACCAAGTTTAGATAAGGGCCACTTTTATTGGAGCCAAGGCAAGAATGCCACTAATGGGGGGTCTTTTAATTAGCAACTTGGGGCAAATGTTTCTTATCTTTAAAGGTGTTCGACCCAATATTCTTGAAGGGACTAGTCTAGCTTTGTATCTCTTTGCCGAGCCATCTGTTTTATCCTTGATCTTGGTGCAAAGCATCTCTCTGGCAAGAatacttttacaataaaattgaCGCATACAAAcaatgttattaattaattgttattcCTTTTCGTTCTTTTTACTGAGTGAGAAGAATAtatgcatttaaaatttatgaacaAACCCTTTTTAAATTGTTCAGAAATTCAATTAATCTCATGATCTTTTCAAACCATACCTTATAATTTTGAATACAATTCATGACTATACATGATAATAGTCATTCTGCCCAATGTGAACTAAGGGGAAAGACGAAAGTCAATTATAAAAAAGACCAAGACCGTTAATGGATCACATTGGACCGAACGACCTCAGGATAATGGTGCAGTGTGAAAGAGGCATGTATAGCACACGCACTATATGATATTGGA
This genomic interval from Juglans microcarpa x Juglans regia isolate MS1-56 chromosome 4D, Jm3101_v1.0, whole genome shotgun sequence contains the following:
- the LOC121259365 gene encoding hydroxyproline O-arabinosyltransferase 1-like — encoded protein: MACGNIFFFLLITFSVALITYNIIVSANASLGQELPSPSRSLKISVDPIIKMPVDRSRGGLDSTSPRRLFHTAVTASDSVYNTWQSRVMYYWFKKFKDGPNSEMGGFTRILHSGKPDKYMDEIPTFVAQPLPPGLDRGYIVLNRPWAFVQWLQQADIKEDYILMAEPDHIIVKPIPNLSREGLGAAFHFFYIEPKKYESILRKYFPEDKGPITNIDPIGNSPVIVGKESLKKIAPSWMNVSLAMKKDPETDKAFGWVLEMYAYAVASALHGVGNILYKDFMIQPPWETQVGEKFIIHYTYGCDYTMKGELTYGKIGEWRFDKRSYDDIPPPRNLSLPPPGVPESVVTLVKMVNEATANIPNWGS
- the LOC121259367 gene encoding uncharacterized protein LOC121259367, with the protein product MYNEYHQPSPPSLRHKLKMCCFSSSVHDHEPLDVDHDKPRTPRSPYAWLKSTAQDLPDIRYRCRNLISRIGKTRRRSHSADFSYDPSSYALNFEDDARLDEFPFNFSARLAASPSPPTDFSEVTVAPRRREIATFS